ttctcaccacttcaaaacaataatatataccaaatagtgttgtctgccaagtttcgtgcaaaacaaaccaagtttgagctactttatgcgcaaaagtgccaaaaacgcttaaaaacgcataaaatcgcaacttaacacgtaatttctagcatatgactacgattttcaattctaaccacttcaacacaataatatataccaaatactgttgtgtgccaagtttcgtgcaaaaaaaaccaagtttgagctactttatgcgcaaaccaaaaatgcttaaaaacgcataaaatcgcaacttaacacgtaatttctagcatatgactatgattttcaattctaaccacttcaacgcaataatatataccaaatagtgttgtgtgccaagtttcgtgcaaaataaaccaagtttgagctactttatgtgcaaaaatgctaaaaacgcttaaaaacgcataaaatcgcaacttaacacgtaatttctagcatatgactatgattttcaattctaaccacttcaacacaataatatataccaaatagtgttgtgtgccaagtttcgtgcaaaacaaactaagtttgagctactttatgcgcaaaagtgccgtaaacacttaaaaacccttaaaatcgcaacttaacatgtaatttctagcatacgacaatgattttcaattctaaccacttcaacacaataatatatacaaaataatgttgtatgccaagtttcgtgcaaatctgatacaaatgtggttgtatcaaatgaagataccaaaagagcccacacaaggctgcataggctgcatacagacctcacagaacaggtcatggcttcagaacagcacagcagcaaactagcgaccagaccacgttgcacgacacgtggagacataacttatgcatccaggacctaggctaaagtgcaaatggaatcttggtacttggatctagctatcaaggtcctaaaaccattctaacgaTCCCCCTGGACTCCTAGAacctgagctgaaggagggttgctcgacagtttgctagatcaaaattgttgaagtgtttttttgttttatgtttctattttaagtgcccatgtaatagcacgtgcattttaattaggcgtgtgctaATATGGCCGTTATGTTggttgagagctctatataaggagagcctcacttgtgtaataaacgttgaacaacttatGTTTCAGATTTAATCGAAGTAATATACAGGTATttcagaacattaatccttggttccgtttgtggttgtttcgtgttcttttcatgatcatttgtagtttttgtctgtgtcattaatcaaatcttccgcacatcattaatccttgcataaccaagacCTTAATCAGcctcggtttcgcatcaaaaccaaaccaagtttgagctactttatgcgcaaaagtgccaaaaacagttaaaaacccttaaaatcgcaacttaacacgtaatttctagaatatgacaatgattttcaattctaaccacttcaacacaataatatataccaaatagtgttgtgtgccaagtttcgtgcaaaacaaaccaagtttgagttactttatgcgcaaaagtgccaaaaacgcttaaaacgcataaaatcgcaacttaacacgtaatttctagcatatgacaatgattttcaattctaaccacttcaacacaataatatataccaaatagtgttgtgtgccaagtttcgtgcaaaacacaccaagtttgagctactttatgcacaaaagtgccaaaaacgcttaaaaacgcataaaatcgcaacttaacacgtaatttctagcatatgactatgattttcatatctaaccacttcaacacaataatatataccaaatagtgttgtgtgccaagtttcgtgcaaaacaaaccaagtttgagctactttatgcgcaaaagtgccaaaaacatacaagtgtgcttgccAAAGGCTGTCttgaggaggtgtgaccgatttggagccaattgttctttttccctcaagccttccttcatgtctagaggtgggaagtccaataagctttgccatggccaaatactcggctataaagttactaatctcatcgctcatagtgccttgaatcatactcccctcgggttgtgctggattcctcaccttgttttgtaaaacactcatgtgtctttcaaaaggataacaccaccgtaaaaaaactggacccaaaagcttgatctcacgaacgagatggacaataagataaaccattatgtcaaacaaagaaggtggaaaatacatctcaaacttacataaagttacaatcacgtcgagttgaagtgcatcaagtttaaagggatcaagaactttactacaaattgtgttgatgaacgaacatagctcggtaatagcatatctcacatgttttggcagtattccacggattgcaattggtaagaacacttgcatcattacatggcaatcgtgagatttcatgcttcccggacgaagacccttacattcaaaccaatctcgcacgaccctaacatcctttgtcttacccggaatgttcatgagagtcccgagtatggcatcgcatacatttttctctatatgcataacgtcaagacaatgcctaacctgtagatctctccaatgtGGAAGCTtctaaaagattgattctttttccataatcggtcttcacccccttgcacttgccccgttttaccaaatacagtctcaactcccttaacctgttcataaacctcataaccggtcaacagtcgacgagctacacggtcctcaacctcaccgttgaacaacttcttcttcttacgatattggtggtctcgtgggaggaactttcgatggtgcatgaatatgtgtttgcacttaggaatccacgtggattccatgtcatcgatacatattgggcatgctttcttccctttgttcttatatcccgataagttgccatattctgaaaaatcattaacggtgcataaaagcattgcacgcaaggtgaactcctcattagcatatgcatcaaacactgaaacgccttcatcccacatctttctcaaatcctcaacgagaggtgcaagatacacatctatgtcattgctaggttgtttaggacccgagataagaagcgaaagcattatgtacttacgcttcatacacaaccaaggtggaaaattatagatcactaaaagtaccggccaagtactatgttgagaactaagattgccgaatgggttcattccatccgtacacagtccgagccttaaattacgaacctcatccccaaaagtcttatgcaacctatcaatactcttccactctggagaatcagatggatgtgtgagcaagtgacctttcttcaccctatctgcatgccacctcaaatttaacgcatctttctttatagaaaacaagcgcttgaatctaggtattataagaagataccacaataccttagccgggggccctttagcatcccgagcccctttacgcttgtagcgcgataacccacacctaggacactcttctaagttctcgttttcattccgatacaacacacaatcattcggacacgcatgagtcttctggtactctaagccgaaaagACACATgaactttttggcataatatgtcgactttggaagttcatttccctcaggaagcatctcacctaacgcttctaataacattgtgaaattagcgtcactccaattgaactttgacttaatgttgaaaattgtcaatactgctgttagtttggtgaactttgtacatccaaggTACAatggcttttgagaagcctctatcaacaagtcaaaaacacgaggacgttttcctaactcatcctcgactccctccatcacctcatcaacacgatccacatcctcatcgacattctcttcatctgtctcatacccatcaacatgatctactacatcctcattgacatcggccacattattgacatcctcaacaacacttttctctttgtaaactccctcctcaccatgccaaacccaaacacgATATTGGGCCCTAAACCCActtcgaagtatgtgctccctaaggatatcaacactatctacctttgatacattgccacaactgtcacatgggcaataaaaaccaactccccccgtcctaacttgatgttcaaccgcaatactacaaaattctaatacgccatcaataaattccgacgattcaatgcttccatacatccaagaacgatcttttgtcatcctaattagtgtgattaattaattcaaaacaaaattaatacacaacttttaaacatatatacttaacgaacccTAATGAAGCACAAAATTatgtaataatcattcatttaaacctaattaacccaaataataatacaatgttgtttaaactgtccaaatgatgtttattgtactaaccataattaatatttatatatatattaataacatataaagacaataaaaataaaatcacattcataaacttggacaactaattaacattcacatcaacaactcattcaattaaccataaacaaccctaattaaacctaatttacaaactagtaatacatgataaaattaaaaacttaaaaaccacacacattcataaataaaaggaagaaattacttaataatataacaaaacatgatatatatgaaaaatttaaaactttaaaacaaCAACAtaatacacattcataaagtatgacaaatttaaacataatttacaaaatcaaaatgaaaaagataccttgaatttcgtgggttttggtgggttgtgtataacctatacaatgaaaaaaaaaactgtataaaaaaactaaattcctAAAACATAAAgaaggttgaagaacttaaattaagcttaaaaaaataataccttgaagaagaacaagactaAGCCctaatttcatgggtttttgaaggaagcaacaatggtgggtttcaaatgttaaagaagaagaaaaataacgAAAATGGTAGGTTTAGCTTGAAATGTTCGTTGGGTATGTGAAACTGAAGGAAGCAATGCAACAGCACAATGATGAAGAAGCTAAGACAAATGAAATTGAAGACGACAGACAGTACAACGATGAAGAAGCAACAGTAGCAATGTGTgaaaatggtgggttttagGAGGGCTTTTGATACAACAGTAAGTGTGAATAATAGTTGCAAAGTTTGAAAGGcgggttttttaatttttgatacaacgtaacatatatatatatatattatatataatatatatatatatatatatatatatatatatatatatatatatatatatatatatatatataattatataaatatctatatatatatatatatatatatatatatatatatatatatatatatatatatataattatataaatatctatatatatatatatatatatatatatatatatatatatatatgataatatatatatatatatatatatatatatatatatatatatatataattatataaatatctatatatatatatatatatatatatatatatatatatatatatgataatatatatatatatatatatatatatatatgtatatatatatatatatgtatatatatatatatatatatgtatatatatatatatatatatatatatatatgtgtatatatatatatatatatatatatatatatatatatatatatatatatatatatatatatgtatatatgtatatatatatatatatatatatatatatatatatatatatatatatgtatatatatatatatatatatatatatatatatatatatatatatatatatatacaaacacacacacacacacacacacacacacacacacacacacatatatatatatatatatatatatatatatatatatatatatatatatatatatatatatatatatatatatatatatatatatatatatatatatatatatatatatatatatatacacatatatatatatatatatatatatatatatatatatatatatatatatatatatatatatatatatatatatatatatatatatatatatatatatacaacgtATCTACTAGAACGTCacgttattttaattttttagaagcAATATTTGCTACGTGCTTCGAGGGAGAACCGCAGTAATTTCTTAGTAATGGCACTTAATTGCTCCGGGCATAGAACAACTGCAGCAATTATTCTGGGTCAGAAGGCACTCTGCGAGTCGCGAAGATTTACGCGAGGCGCGAAGTTGGGTCTGTTTGCCTTTAAATattttcttcactttttttttttaatatttatttgctgtggtccttagcataaccgcagcaattaattgtgctATTGAGTATTTGCTACGGTCAAGCCTTAAAACTGCAgcaattatttgttttttttcttattctttttcctatttattgctgcgtatatacaaaaaccgcagcaaattatacgcagcaaatacgtttttttccactagtggaaagACAATATTGCCGTGTACTTGCTAAtatttgttcttggtaaataatgtaattagtttagatttaagactttaatttgtatatgtacatattattatatatacgatcgagagtttacaaagagattattggtgataattggtgcTATCATtgtattattggattaatcattgtttacattgtacattattggattatttattagtattaaacgaaaaaagcatatatatatatatatatatatatatatatatatatatatatatatatatatatatatatatatatatatatatatatgtaggtatgtatatatatatatatatatatatatgtatatatatatatatatatatatatatatacatatattatatatatatatatatatatatatatatatatatatatatatatatatatatatatatatatatatatatgtatatacatatatatatatatgtatatacatatatatatatatgtatatacatatatatatatgtatatacatatatatatatatatatatatatatatatatatatatatatatatatatatatatatatgtatatatatatatatatatatatatatatatgtatatatatgtatatatatatatatatatatatatatatatatatatatatatatatatatatatatatatatctatatatatatatatatatatgtatatatatatatatatatatatatatatatatatatatatatatatattatatatatatatatatatatatatatatatatatatatatgtatatatatatatatatatatatatatatatatatatatagaaatatatatatatatatatacatatatatatatatatatatatacatatatatatatatacatatatatatatatatacatatatatatatatatatatatatatatatatatatatatgtatatatatatatatatatatatatatatatatatatatatatgtatatatatatatgtatgtatgtatgtatgtatgtatgtatgtatatatatatatgtatgtatgtatgtatgtatgtatgtatgtatatatatatatatatatatatatatatatatatatatatatatatatatatatatatatgtatgtatgtatgtatgtatgtatgtatgtatgtatgtatgtatgtatgtatgtatgtatgtatgagaTGGAGCAGCAGTCTTAGGAGCATTAGAATAGAATGCCAAAGAATTAACAGAAGAAGGTTGATGAAACTGAGCTAGATTCTTGTGTTCCTCCTCTTGAGAGAACAAGCGATAAGCATCAGAAACATTTGGTAAAGGACGCATCATCAAGATATTACCTCGAACCGAAGAGAATTGATCATGCAACTTCATGATAAATTGAATAAGCCTATGCTCTTGTTCTTGTTTGAGAATGCGTTGTGTCAAATTACAGGTGCATTTATTACTGATACAGACAGGAGTCGGATCAATTGCCTGCATCTCATCCCAAAAACCTCGAATTTTCGTGTAAAACTCAGCAACATATAAATTACCTTGAGTAATTTCTGCAATTTGTTGTTCCAACGAGAACAATTGCGTTCCAGTCGTATGACCAAAACGATCATCGAGATCCTTCCAAATAGCAGTAGCATCTTGAAGATACAAAACACTCTTTGAGATTGTCGGCTCAAGATTAAAAAGAAGCCAGGAGACAATTAGATCATTGCACCTTTCCCAAGCAGAGAATGTTTTATCATCAGGTGAAGGTCGAGGGACAGCACCAGTAACCTATTTCAGTTTGTTACGAGCCGAAAGTGCAACAAGCATTGATCGCTTCCAATCAGAGTAACCTTTACCATTGAATTTAGTTGAAACTAGTTGCTGTGAAGTCTGATCAGTTGGATGAATGTAGAAAATACTAGAAGGATCTTGATTGAGAGAAAGAGAATGCGAAGAAATTTCAGAAGACATGATtgaatcagaaaaaaaaattgaattagatTGAATCAGGAAAAAATAAAACGAGATTGCGAGAAAGAATTTGTAATTTGGAGTAAAGTATTGCAAACAGGAGAAATGGAGGAGAAAACTGAGAAAACGAAGAAGAATGTCGGGTCAAGATCTTgtttgctctgataccatgatgcAAAACCCAGATCtcagagaaaagaaagaaagatattttattcagattttttttaaagaaaagaaaatgtatCTCAATCAGTCCAAAATAtttacaacaatatatatacaaagtTAGAAAAGAGCTAAGCTGTCACTAGCTGTCACGTGGGAGCTGCAGAAGAACCGTTAGAGGATGAGTCATCAGCAACATCTCCAATAATACCATCTACAAAGTTCAAGGAAACGGTTATTGGTGTACACTGAacttcttccttttcttctgATTCCACACTCAACATTTGCcaattttcttcttttattttcCTGGCCCATTTCATAGCCTTCTCTATGTTCTTAGGTTTTAAAACCTTATATTCAATATGAATTTCACATCCAACCCCTTAATAAAATTGGAAAACATCCATTTCTCAGGTTAATATATCAAAGAGAATGAATTACTTATAGTAATCCTCCTCGCTCTCTTCCTGTTAGATATCCACTATTCACAcaattgttggaatatgaagagatgatcaaatgcaacaagagggggggagggggggggggtgaattgttgtgtattgagttgtactatttttttgctctaacttgcagaattttaacaaacaaaataaaacttaagcttaagaagcaagaaataaaaaggagataaatattttacgtggaaaccttcttggcctaataagaaggaaaaaccacgaccccccgggatttcaaaattctcactatgtttaggcaatcaattataattacacaaaacaatgtttacttcacttgaagcttctctactctaggccttattctctttctctattctccctttctATTTCTCTTTTCACGTTTCTCTTTTCTTATACCCTTAGACTttccacaagtctaattacaacaaatcacacatcaacccttacaaggccaattctcaagagattaaaaattaaaataattacttaagaaatatataataaattaattggcatttaaaaacagaaaatatttttcttaaaatgatctcccttttaatggacactcttggatcctCTTGGATTCTctttgattcgagcaaagtcccttctatttatagtgggaacagccagcagtttcctaagacatacctcccactacccccacgttctcaaaacaaaaggtggtggaattatgaaagtgtccggctgttatttgctcaaagaaaaatcagcttccttaatgctaaaaatagcataggaattaaaaacataagatccaaaaaaataggagatctaaatctaattaagaaaaagtcttgggctatttttagaaaacctaaaaatagatttgccaaccaatttattaattaattaagcaattaaattaattctaaaccattacatcaaattaaaaacagaaaataattaattcgcaattttccagtcgatgttattctccagacctgctacgtaggaacaacgtactgtctccagcttcaacttcagtcaaaatgttcattttaggaacagtagactgtacgtctactttgaacattataacacttatctaacatcttggacatattaagacatgtacatcttccacgaaccaagtcataggcttcatcaacgatttaaactaaatcggatatatacctacaaaacaatctctaaaaatatgtttgtttatttaaaagtgaagtcatcatcaaaaccttaagaggccaacaacaATGATCCTCCATCCCGAGTACAAAAATAGCATAACATTAACTGTAATGAATTCAACTATGATTGCTAAATCAACACAAAAAATAGATATAAAGAAGACAAAACAATTGCAGAACTAGAAGAACTATACAAAAAGAAGAGAAGTATGAAAAATTGAGTGAATAGGGTACCCCTGGGATTCATAAAGTTTGCAGAAGTTGCTGAAAATGTTTCATAAAGTTTCATACATTTGTTAGTGCCCCATGGGATTCTGAACCTTAGATCTTCCACTACTGACACATGATATGCTCAACTTCTATGCAAGTCCCAATCGGGTTCGATAGACCCTAATGAAAATTCGTATGCATTTCAAATCACTAAGGTTTGTGATTCATATCGacaaaataaccgatccgagaTGAGTTTCTTTTCTTACAAAGCaaaaaacttacaaatagaTATAAGAAGCTTCGCTATTGAAGATCCATCATTGAAGTTCTTAAAGCAGTGACTGTAGGTGAAATAAATGAGGGAGAGGAAGGGTTTTTTGGTTTTTCAAATTAGGAAGaattatttttctgttttttaaaaTGTGTAAGATAAGAGCTTTAACTATTTCTACTTAATTAGTCTATTATTTTGTGTGTTCATAACACTATCAGTTTACCCATTATAGTACTATTACTCGTTATAAAAATTGATACCCCATCTCATGATTTCTCTTTTGATGGCTGCGTAAGCCTCTTTTATAGTATGTAAAGTATCTAGAATGAGTAGGTCCCATCTAAGCTTACCAAGAATTGATACAACCTGTTTAGTTGAACTATATTGTTGTGTATGGTGATATCGCTTGGATCTTTCATCGGATTTGGTCATCTCCTAACGGATGTTCTATTATATCGCAATTAGCTTACTGTATAAAGTTTCAATTTGATCTTTTCCCAGCTATATTTGCTTTGATTATGAGGTCAAAAATTTTATAAGCCATCTCTGCCACTACTGTACATGGCTTCTATCCCCTTGCATATATCCCTTGCATTGGAAAAAACTAACTATCGATTTACGTAGTCCAATTTTATGTTCTCAATAATCTAGTAGAGCACAAATGAGTCATACTGAGCTCATTAACTACAAAATGGGTTCTTTTGCTGTGGTGGGTCAGCGGTGATATGACTGAGCCGACGTCATCCACTAATTGCAAGGTGAATTAGTATGGACCACTTGGTCTAGTTTTGATTGTTTAGTATTTTGAGGCATTGGTTATGGTAACGGTGGATTGTTTTTTGGTGTTTAAGTGTTGGATCAATTACAATAATTGGCTCATTGTTACGGTCAGTAGGGTTGACAAAGGATTCTAAGTTCGCCATTAAAATTGGTAGGTTTTTCATTGGTAAATGATAAAATCCCTTTATTCCGGTCGTCAGACCAACctcgctctgataccaagacaAAATTAAGGATTTTTTGGGGTTTTATTGAAGCTCATCATTTAGGTTGATCAATCTTGTTTACAACTCTAatttatatactaatataacTTCTAGGGTTTCCTTAATTCTTGCATAAACAAAATATTCTACTTGCTATATTTACATGGATATAATATTCTGTTTCCTATTTTCTAACATTACTGATTACTGATAATTGATTACGGCTAAGACAATAACAAAGCTAAAGTATATTATCAAGAGTATAAAAATGCAATTGGAACAAGATATCTGCATTTCATGTAAACTGTTTT
The sequence above is drawn from the Amaranthus tricolor cultivar Red isolate AtriRed21 chromosome 5, ASM2621246v1, whole genome shotgun sequence genome and encodes:
- the LOC130813466 gene encoding uncharacterized protein LOC130813466; amino-acid sequence: MSSEISSHSLSLNQDPSSIFYIHPTDQTSQQLVTGAVPRPSPDDKTFSAWERCNDLIVSWLLFNLEPTISKSVLYLQDATAIWKDLDDRFGHTTGTQLFSLEQQIAEITQGNLYVAEFYTKIRGFWDEMQAIDPTPVCISNKCTCNLTQRILKQEQEHRLIQFIMKLHDQFSSVRGNILMMRPLPNVSDAYRLFSQEEEHKNLAQFHQPSSVNSLLLHHCAVALLPSVSHTQRTFQAKPTIFVIFLLL